One window from the genome of Moorena sp. SIOASIH encodes:
- a CDS encoding serine/threonine phosphatase — MLVCPQCQFENPNTNKFCQRCGTSLTDKSCHECASQVPLNAETCHNCGAFTGTVWRAIISKQQNSATSPQYSPQTPVEVSESSTDQATPVAVSQPESDQTDRELTQPASFLETRQESLTKSDTILTEPGDDGTLSQASTVFADEAWINNRSGCDQVELESSEEPLLEISPIQKKPQSTEASSWSIPNLENPTSQTATIVYLDQGKRYRVLEPEKLCQIGESKTKDYSIFVTVLDCQPLQKSPLEALINQAKLSPEKFALSTTLEQPKPSSKENVDVWKVLDIPQSAKPYLALKDLFYPSVPEIHDVWQQNGKAIILLENRSEWQLLSKLWGSEEFSKLQILYWLDEMAKLWQALEPWHCRQSLLELTNLRVDEDQALGLERLYPDREENPLTLEDLGQLWQRLFNQSQRTQFTSLSTVVRQLCTKEIETIEELRSHLQAIAHEQESDPYESGMELTEAVVSEMATADTQPRDSQELLSDRPGIEQQGDDMPTVLLPMSLQSLDDLGHTDIGHQRDHNEDCFGIETQLKKQENPIGRTIQARGLYILCDGMGGHAAGEVASSMAVEVLQNYFKQNWQDEFPTEDSLRKSVYVTNQAIFDINQQNARSGSGRMGTTLVMMLIQNTKVGIVHVGDSRVYRLTRKRGLEQITIDHEVGQREIQHGVDPELAYSRPDAYQLTQALGPRSEQFLNPDVQFIDIAEDTIFLLCSDGLSDNDLLENYWQTHLAPLLSSRASLDQGLANLIELANEHNGHDNITLILVRVKVRPNLAQPTLH, encoded by the coding sequence ATGTTAGTTTGTCCCCAGTGTCAGTTCGAGAACCCAAATACCAACAAGTTTTGTCAACGATGTGGAACTTCCCTAACCGATAAAAGTTGTCATGAATGCGCTAGCCAAGTGCCCCTAAATGCTGAAACTTGTCACAACTGCGGTGCGTTCACAGGAACGGTTTGGAGGGCAATTATTTCTAAGCAGCAAAATTCGGCAACCTCCCCGCAGTATTCTCCTCAAACCCCGGTTGAGGTGTCAGAGTCCTCAACTGATCAGGCTACCCCAGTAGCGGTGTCGCAACCAGAGTCTGACCAGACAGACAGGGAACTAACCCAGCCAGCATCATTCCTAGAAACAAGACAAGAGTCGCTAACTAAATCGGATACTATACTAACAGAGCCAGGGGATGATGGCACCTTGTCCCAAGCATCAACAGTCTTCGCTGATGAAGCATGGATAAACAACAGAAGTGGCTGTGATCAAGTGGAACTAGAATCATCAGAGGAGCCATTACTAGAGATTAGCCCCATACAGAAGAAACCTCAATCTACTGAAGCTTCGAGCTGGTCAATTCCTAATCTCGAAAACCCAACTTCTCAGACAGCAACAATTGTCTATCTAGACCAGGGTAAGCGTTACAGAGTACTAGAACCTGAGAAACTCTGTCAGATCGGGGAAAGTAAGACAAAAGACTATAGTATCTTTGTCACAGTTTTGGACTGCCAACCGTTACAAAAGTCTCCCCTAGAAGCCCTGATTAATCAAGCAAAATTGTCTCCAGAGAAATTTGCTCTATCGACAACCCTAGAGCAGCCAAAACCTTCGTCGAAAGAAAACGTAGACGTTTGGAAAGTCCTAGATATCCCACAGAGTGCTAAACCCTATTTGGCTCTCAAGGACTTATTTTACCCTAGTGTGCCAGAAATTCATGATGTTTGGCAGCAAAATGGTAAGGCGATAATCCTGCTAGAAAACCGTTCAGAATGGCAGTTACTGAGTAAGTTGTGGGGGTCCGAAGAGTTTTCTAAACTGCAAATCCTATACTGGCTCGATGAAATGGCAAAGCTTTGGCAAGCTCTAGAGCCTTGGCATTGTCGTCAGAGTCTGTTGGAACTGACGAATCTCCGGGTGGATGAAGACCAAGCACTAGGTTTGGAGCGTCTATATCCGGATAGAGAGGAAAATCCGCTAACCCTAGAAGATTTGGGACAACTGTGGCAACGATTATTTAATCAGTCCCAGCGAACCCAATTTACCTCCTTGTCAACGGTTGTCCGGCAGTTGTGTACTAAGGAAATTGAAACCATTGAGGAATTGCGATCGCATCTGCAAGCCATTGCTCACGAACAAGAATCTGACCCATACGAATCCGGTATGGAATTAACTGAGGCTGTAGTCTCAGAAATGGCAACGGCAGACACTCAACCTCGTGATAGTCAGGAATTATTGTCTGATCGACCAGGAATTGAGCAACAAGGGGATGACATGCCAACGGTACTGTTGCCAATGAGCTTGCAGAGTCTCGATGATCTCGGTCATACAGATATTGGTCATCAAAGAGATCATAATGAGGATTGTTTTGGCATCGAGACCCAACTCAAAAAGCAGGAAAATCCCATTGGTCGAACTATACAAGCTCGTGGTTTATATATTCTCTGCGATGGCATGGGAGGGCATGCGGCTGGGGAAGTAGCCAGTTCTATGGCAGTAGAGGTACTCCAGAATTACTTTAAACAAAATTGGCAAGACGAGTTTCCCACAGAAGATAGTCTCAGGAAATCGGTCTATGTAACAAATCAAGCGATTTTCGATATCAACCAACAAAATGCTCGCTCTGGCAGCGGTCGAATGGGTACGACTCTAGTCATGATGTTGATTCAAAATACCAAGGTAGGGATTGTCCATGTCGGAGATAGTCGGGTCTATCGTCTAACTCGCAAACGAGGCTTAGAGCAAATCACTATAGACCACGAGGTGGGTCAACGAGAAATCCAGCACGGAGTAGATCCAGAGCTGGCTTACTCTCGCCCTGATGCCTATCAACTAACTCAAGCCCTTGGACCGCGCAGTGAGCAATTCCTAAATCCGGATGTGCAATTCATAGATATCGCAGAAGATACTATATTCTTACTTTGTTCTGATGGTTTGTCAGATAATGACCTGTTGGAAAATTACTGGCAAACTCACTTAGCGCCTTTACTAAGTTCCCGAGCTAGCCTCGATCAGGGTCTGGCTAACTTGATTGAGCTGGCAAATGAGCATAATGGTCACGACAACATTACACTAATCCTAGTTCGAGTGAAGGTGCGACCAAACTTGGCTCAACCAACATTACATTAG
- a CDS encoding protein kinase: MVTLTLLDPLSPTPVQQWSFQSKSTIRIGRAPDNDVIVDDPIVSRHHLELRASASPSGPMWQLVNQGANGTFLNGVLVSQGVLPEKALIQLAQKGPLLQFQVQTQQLPSLAPKPLTETTKPCQHQGNAPGNLFCIHCGQPLVPVERVIRNYYVLRTLGQGGMGTTYLAWDKVNSKDGYPLLLVLKEMNADMAQISKAQELFEREARTLKTLNHPGIPQYYDFFVEGGKKYLAMALIHGEDLEKRVLSTGPVTLPQAVEWMIQTCDILDYIHDRQPPLIHRDVKPANLMVRHRDNRIVMLDFGAVKEIGTIPGTRIGAEGYSAPEQDRGQPCTQSDLYAIGPTLIFLLTGEAPLKYYQRRSSGYRFDVSGVPTVTPQLRQVIERVCQPRACDRYQTAKELMQALVACI; the protein is encoded by the coding sequence ATGGTCACACTGACCCTATTAGATCCGTTAAGCCCCACTCCAGTGCAGCAGTGGAGCTTTCAGAGCAAATCTACGATTCGCATTGGTCGTGCTCCTGATAATGATGTGATTGTCGATGACCCGATCGTGTCACGACATCACCTGGAACTCAGGGCTAGTGCTTCCCCATCGGGTCCGATGTGGCAGTTGGTCAATCAGGGTGCCAATGGCACCTTCCTCAATGGTGTCTTGGTTTCCCAGGGGGTGCTGCCGGAAAAGGCTCTGATTCAGCTAGCCCAGAAAGGTCCCTTGCTGCAATTCCAAGTTCAAACCCAGCAACTCCCTTCCCTAGCACCCAAGCCCTTGACTGAGACTACTAAGCCATGCCAACACCAAGGCAATGCACCAGGTAATTTGTTCTGTATTCACTGTGGTCAACCCTTGGTGCCAGTCGAGCGAGTCATTCGCAACTACTATGTTTTGCGGACATTGGGACAGGGGGGAATGGGAACCACTTATCTTGCCTGGGACAAAGTTAACAGCAAGGATGGATACCCACTCCTACTAGTACTGAAGGAAATGAATGCTGACATGGCTCAAATTTCCAAGGCTCAAGAACTGTTTGAACGAGAGGCTCGCACCCTGAAAACCCTGAATCATCCCGGAATTCCGCAGTATTACGACTTTTTTGTGGAAGGGGGGAAAAAATACTTAGCAATGGCTCTGATCCACGGTGAAGATTTAGAAAAACGTGTCTTGAGCACTGGACCAGTCACCTTGCCCCAGGCAGTAGAGTGGATGATTCAGACTTGCGATATCTTAGACTACATCCACGACCGCCAGCCGCCTCTAATCCACCGAGACGTTAAGCCCGCGAATTTGATGGTGCGCCATCGAGATAACCGAATTGTGATGTTGGATTTCGGTGCTGTTAAAGAAATTGGCACAATACCAGGCACACGGATTGGTGCCGAGGGATATAGTGCTCCTGAACAAGACCGAGGTCAGCCTTGCACTCAATCGGATCTTTACGCCATTGGCCCAACTCTAATATTTCTGCTCACCGGGGAAGCTCCTCTAAAGTATTATCAAAGGCGTAGTTCAGGATATCGGTTTGATGTATCAGGCGTTCCCACTGTTACTCCCCAATTAAGGCAAGTAATTGAGCGGGTTTGCCAACCAAGAGCTTGCGATCGCTACCAAACGGCAAAAGAGCTGATGCAAGCTTTGGTTGCTTGTATTTAG
- a CDS encoding DUF4327 family protein: MTQTVTHPMVKLQRHVRSLAESNIIKPSDSLWKIALLYGDKWSHWKQELTEFGFTMQDPISDLLAVEAWDEE; this comes from the coding sequence ATGACTCAAACAGTTACTCACCCCATGGTGAAGTTGCAACGCCATGTGCGTTCACTGGCGGAATCCAATATTATTAAACCCAGTGACAGCCTTTGGAAAATTGCCCTACTCTATGGGGACAAATGGTCCCACTGGAAACAGGAACTGACTGAATTCGGGTTTACCATGCAAGACCCGATCAGTGACTTACTAGCTGTGGAAGCCTGGGACGAAGAATGA